Proteins encoded together in one Kitasatospora albolonga window:
- a CDS encoding DUF397 domain-containing protein, whose product MIPDSSSLPVAWWKSSASHAQSDCLECGIVDSDHIAVRDSKAPNGPALVVGRGALAAMVGAVAAGLL is encoded by the coding sequence ATCATCCCCGACTCTTCAAGCCTCCCCGTCGCCTGGTGGAAGTCCTCCGCTTCCCACGCCCAGTCCGACTGCCTGGAGTGCGGCATCGTCGACTCCGACCACATCGCCGTCCGGGACAGCAAGGCGCCGAACGGGCCGGCTCTGGTCGTCGGCCGGGGTGCGCTCGCGGCCATGGTCGGGGCGGTCGCGGCTGGGCTTCTGTAG
- a CDS encoding transcriptional regulator — translation MSAPTVRRRQLGRTLRAMRERLSLTQEDAADGTRGKISPAKLSRIETARNAASASDVELLLDLYGVTDAELRRDIIRLTREGGQRGWWQSYRSVLSPVYQDLISLEAEATTIRTWQIASIPGLLQTPQYAHAAITSTAMSEAISDRVQALVDVRLARQSVLSRSEPLRLRAIIGEAALRTQLPDPAVMHDQLSRLVHLATLPNINIQVLPVGAPLTVGQTGSFAILGFGNLTELSVVHLEQLTSALYVEDHDQVSTYADAHESLTAAALSVEKSLDLIQQARDQK, via the coding sequence GTGTCGGCACCCACGGTTCGGAGACGGCAACTCGGCCGCACCCTGCGAGCCATGCGGGAGCGGTTGAGCCTCACCCAGGAAGACGCTGCCGACGGCACACGCGGAAAGATCTCCCCGGCGAAGCTGTCGCGCATCGAGACAGCCCGCAACGCCGCCTCGGCTTCGGACGTCGAACTCCTTCTGGATCTCTACGGCGTCACCGACGCCGAGCTGCGCCGCGACATCATCCGTCTCACCCGGGAGGGCGGACAGCGCGGGTGGTGGCAGTCCTACCGAAGCGTTCTCTCCCCGGTCTACCAGGACTTGATCAGCCTTGAGGCAGAGGCGACCACCATCCGGACGTGGCAGATCGCGTCGATCCCCGGGCTGCTGCAGACGCCGCAGTACGCGCACGCGGCCATCACGTCGACAGCCATGTCCGAGGCCATAAGCGACCGGGTACAAGCGCTGGTCGATGTGCGGCTGGCACGGCAGTCCGTACTGTCCCGGTCAGAGCCGTTGCGTCTGCGCGCGATCATCGGGGAGGCGGCACTCCGCACCCAACTGCCGGACCCGGCCGTGATGCACGACCAGCTCTCCCGCCTGGTGCACCTCGCGACGCTGCCCAACATCAATATCCAGGTGCTACCCGTCGGCGCTCCCCTTACGGTCGGTCAGACCGGCAGCTTCGCGATCCTCGGGTTCGGCAACCTCACGGAACTGAGCGTCGTACACCTGGAGCAGCTGACCAGCGCCCTGTACGTGGAGGACCACGACCAGGTCAGCACCTATGCGGACGCTCACGAGTCACTTACGGCCGCAGCGCTCTCCGTTGAGAAGTCACTCGACCTGATCCAACAAGCAAGGGACCAGAAATGA
- a CDS encoding ATP-binding protein: protein MTTMRPSALPSTSSTPSVPPRRTSAVPPQAIYSAEPESVRPARRYVREAAAYQEPSIGEDALDTLELLASELVTNAVRYGSEPGDSFKVTVAAEPGKCRLEVHDTRRRAPRLRPPSDQRTRGRGLHLVEALASRWGVAERPLGKIVWVVVTW from the coding sequence ATGACGACCATGCGTCCGAGCGCCTTACCGTCCACCTCGTCCACCCCATCCGTCCCGCCCCGCCGCACCTCCGCCGTGCCGCCGCAGGCGATCTACTCCGCCGAGCCCGAGTCGGTCCGGCCCGCCCGGCGCTACGTCAGGGAAGCGGCCGCGTACCAGGAGCCGTCGATCGGTGAGGACGCGCTCGACACCCTGGAGCTCCTCGCCAGCGAGCTGGTGACCAACGCCGTTCGGTACGGGTCCGAGCCCGGCGACTCCTTCAAGGTCACCGTTGCCGCCGAACCCGGTAAGTGCCGCCTTGAAGTGCACGACACCCGGCGGAGGGCGCCCCGCCTCCGGCCGCCCTCCGATCAGCGGACCCGTGGGCGCGGGCTGCATCTGGTCGAGGCGTTGGCCTCGCGGTGGGGGGTGGCCGAGCGGCCCCTCGGCAAGATCGTGTGGGTGGTCGTCACGTGGTGA
- a CDS encoding tRNA-specific adenosine deaminase has translation MRRALAEAERAASAGDVPVGAVVLTPDGTELAAAHNEREATGDPTAHAEILALRRAAEAVGEWRLTDCTLVVTLEPCTMCAGALVQSRVARVVYGARDEKAGAAGSLWDVIRDRRLNHRPEVIAGVLEDACATQLTAFFRTL, from the coding sequence ATGCGCCGCGCCCTGGCCGAGGCCGAGCGGGCGGCGTCGGCCGGTGACGTACCGGTCGGCGCCGTCGTCCTCACCCCCGACGGCACCGAGCTGGCCGCCGCCCACAACGAGCGCGAGGCCACCGGCGACCCGACGGCCCACGCCGAGATCCTGGCCCTGCGCCGGGCGGCCGAGGCGGTCGGCGAGTGGCGCCTGACCGACTGCACGCTGGTGGTCACCCTGGAGCCCTGCACGATGTGCGCGGGCGCCCTGGTGCAGTCCCGGGTGGCCCGAGTGGTCTACGGCGCCCGCGACGAGAAGGCGGGCGCGGCCGGCTCCCTCTGGGACGTCATCCGCGACCGCCGTCTGAACCACCGCCCGGAGGTCATCGCGGGCGTGCTGGAGGACGCCTGCGCCACGCAGCTGACGGCGTTCTTCCGCACGCTCTGA
- a CDS encoding uracil phosphoribosyltransferase, producing the protein MRIHVVDHPLVAHKLTTLRDKRTDSPTFRRLADELVTLLAYEATRDVRTEQVDIETPVTPTTGVKLSHPRPLVVPILRAGLGMLDGMVRLLPTAEVGFLGMIRNEETLQAETYATRMPEDLSGRQVYVLDPMLATGGTLVAAIQELIKRGADDVTAVVLLAAPEGVEVMERELAGTPVTVVTASVDERLNEHGYIVPGLGDAGDRMYGTAE; encoded by the coding sequence ATGCGGATCCACGTCGTCGACCACCCGCTGGTGGCGCACAAACTGACCACGCTGCGCGACAAGCGCACCGACTCCCCGACCTTCCGGCGCCTCGCCGACGAGCTGGTCACCCTTCTCGCCTACGAGGCCACCAGGGATGTGCGTACCGAGCAGGTCGACATCGAGACCCCGGTGACGCCCACGACGGGCGTCAAGCTCTCGCACCCCCGGCCCCTCGTCGTCCCGATCCTGCGCGCCGGTCTCGGCATGCTGGACGGCATGGTGCGGCTGCTCCCCACCGCCGAGGTGGGCTTCCTCGGCATGATCCGCAACGAGGAGACGCTCCAGGCGGAGACGTACGCGACCCGGATGCCCGAGGACCTCTCCGGCCGCCAGGTCTACGTCCTCGACCCGATGCTGGCCACCGGCGGCACCCTCGTCGCCGCCATCCAGGAGCTGATCAAGCGCGGCGCCGACGATGTCACCGCCGTCGTCCTCCTCGCGGCGCCCGAGGGCGTCGAGGTGATGGAGCGCGAGCTGGCGGGCACCCCCGTCACCGTGGTCACCGCCTCCGTCGACGAGCGGCTCAACGAGCACGGCTACATCGTTCCGGGCCTCGGCGACGCCGGAGACCGGATGTACGGCACGGCGGAGTAG
- a CDS encoding antitoxin VapB — protein sequence MIFKRIGNGKPYPDHGRESTRQWADVAPRPVRLDQLVTTKGQLDLETLLAEDSTFYGDLFAHVVKWQGDLYLEDGLHRAVRAALQQRQVLHARVLDLG from the coding sequence GTGATCTTCAAGCGCATCGGAAATGGGAAGCCATACCCCGACCACGGCCGGGAAAGCACCCGGCAGTGGGCGGACGTCGCGCCACGTCCGGTTCGCCTGGACCAGCTCGTGACCACCAAGGGGCAGCTGGACCTGGAGACCCTCCTCGCCGAGGACTCCACGTTCTACGGCGACCTCTTCGCCCACGTCGTGAAGTGGCAGGGCGACCTCTATCTGGAGGACGGGCTGCACCGGGCGGTCCGGGCCGCGCTCCAGCAGCGGCAGGTGCTGCACGCACGCGTCCTCGACCTGGGCTGA